One part of the Lotus japonicus ecotype B-129 chromosome 2, LjGifu_v1.2 genome encodes these proteins:
- the LOC130736227 gene encoding uncharacterized protein LOC130736227 — MRLHGNDSLHDCEKLVEFSKWILDIGDGNLGDYNDGECDLDIPHDLMVPFKDDAVSSIVYSTYPDIQRKFFDEEYFIDKAILAPTLDIVDSVNQFVLSIGSGLPDHRLCLKIGTPIMLMRNIDVSAGLCNGTRLIVLDLRPNLIYGKVLNGNKAGTKTYIPRMTIVPSDSGLHVKVQRRQFPMGKVSYVPFNGRHGFS; from the exons atgCGTTTGCATGGGAATGATTCTTTACATGATTGTGAAAAATTGGTTGAATTTAGCAAGTGGATACTTGATATTGGTGATGGTAATTTGGGTGATTACAATGATGGTGAATGTGATTTAGATATTCCACATGACTTGATGGTTCCCTTTAAAGATGATGCTGTGTCAAGTATAGTTTATTCCACCTACCCTGATATTCAAAGGAAATTTTTTGATGAGGAATATTTTATTGATAAAGCTATTCTTGCTCCCACTTTGGATATTGTTGATAGTGTGAACCAGTTTGTGCTTTCCATA GGATCTGGACTTCCTGATCATaggttgtgtttgaaaattggaACGCCCATTATGTTAATGAGAAATATTGATGTTTCAGCTGGGTTATGCAATGGAACTCGGCTTATTGTGTTGGATCTTAGACCAAATTTGATTTATGGGAAAGTGCTAAATGGAAATAAAGCTGGCACAAAAACATACATCCCACGCATGACTATTGTTCCTTCTGATAGTGGTCTACATGTTAAAGTTCAACGTAGGCAATTTCCG ATGGGGAAGGTCTCCTATGTACCATTTAATGGAAGGCATGGATTCTCATAA